The Microcystis aeruginosa NIES-843 sequence ACGATTCCACAGTTTCCAGAGTTGCACATCGCTGCCGTCGGCCGCTTTGGCCGTGAGACTTTGGGGAACCACGGTTAAAGCGCAACGGGTCCCGGTAAAACCAGCATTTTTAGAAAAAGAGCGAAATTCGATCGCACATTGCCGCGCCCCCTCGATTTCGTAGATGGAATGGGGTAAACTGGCATCGGTGATAAAGGCCTCGTAGGCCGCATCAAAAAAGATAATCGATCCGTTAGCCCTAGCATAATTAACCCAAGCTGTCAAGTGTTCTTTGGTAGCCGTGGCCCCGGTGGGATTGTTGGGAAAACAGAGATAGATTAAATCGACTTTTTCCGCCGGAATCTGGGCAGTAAAGTTATTTTCGGCGGTAATTGGCAGATAAATCAAGCCCTCGTATTCGCCGCGGTCGTTGGCCTCTCCCGTGTGTCCGGCCATAACGTTAGTATCAACGTAAACGGGATATACTGGGTCTGTCACAGCGATCGAGTTATTATCTCCAAAAATATCGAGAATATTGCCCGTATCGCACTTAGAACCGTCGGAAATAAAGATTTCATCGGCACTTATCTCACAACCGCGAGCCTGAAAATCATGGACGGCGATTTTCTCCCTTAACCAAGCATAACCCTGTTCGGGCCCGTAACCCTTAAAGCTAGAGCGATCGCCCATTTCCTCCACCGCTTTGATCATTGCCTCACGACAAGCTAGGGGCAAAGGTTCGGTGACATCCCCAATCCCCAGACGGATAATATTAGCATCGGGATTAGCTGCCGCAAAAGCTTGGACTCGTCGGGCAATTTCCGGAAAAAGATAACCCGCTTTTAGTTTTAAGTAATTACTGTTAATGGTTGCCATAATTATTCTCGTTTCAGTCGCAACCTTTAATTCTATAATAGTCGGTCATCAGCCGTCAGTTTTGATCGCCCTCCTTCACGGACTGGGAGTGAGTGTAGGCGGTTGTCTTTCGATATACAATCAGAGAAAAACCTCTTAATAACTGACATTAGTATGGGTGAATCAAAACGTCGTCAATCGGCCCTGGGTGATAAGTATGGACAGGAAGAAAACATCCTGCCTTGGCTACCGATTACCAAAAGTCAAGCATCCCAAGCTTACAAGTTAACCACTAGGGGTGCCTGGATTGGTATAGGAGTTTTAGCTGGGGTTTGGGTAGTTATTCGCTTTGTCGGGCCGGCCTTCGGTTGGTGGAATGTCCAATAACTGGTTAAAGCTGCATCAGTTATCAGTTATCAGTTATCAGTTAAGTAGCTGGTTATAATTAAATTAAAAATGGATTTTAGGTTCGATCCCCCCTGCCCCCCTTGATAAGGGGGGTGCCGATCCCCCCTTAGTCCCCCCTTAATCCCCCCTTGATAAGGGGGGTGTCTGACAACTTTTAACGCCTACCTACTTATCAGTAAAAAACTCCCCACCAAAAAATTAATTTTGTTGGTTTGCCAAGATCTGGTCATCGATCGCCAAGTCTATTTCTTGCCGATCGCGACCGGAAGGGAGATAATCATTCTGGAAGGAGTCTGTTAAACCACTGACGAGATCATATTCAGGCTGCCAGTTTAACTCCCGGGTGGCCTTATTAATATCAGCGTAAAAATGTTGAACCCGCAGGGGGAAAGGTTTCTTTTTGCCGAAGTCAAATTTTTTGGGGTTATAGTTAACAATCTCGATTTCCTCGGCATTTTTCCCCATCGCTGCCGCGCAAGCTTTCGCTAAACCGTTAAAAGTTACATAGCGATCGCCAGAAATATTATACACTTGACCGATAGCCTGAGAATTACCCAATACTGCGGCCATGGCCTTGGCCAGATCGACAACGTGACCAAATTGGGTAAAATGTTCCCCATGACCCGGTATAGGAATAGGACGATTACGAACCAAACGGTCAAAAAACCAAGCTTCTAGGTCATTATAGTTCCCCGGTCCGTAGATATAAACCGGACGGATGGAAGTCCAGGGTAAACCCATCTCGCTTAAGTAGTTTTCTGTCTCGTGTTTTCCCTTGTGGCGACTTTTGGGATCTAGTTTATCCCCTTCTTTATGGGGCATTTGGTCGGATTTTAGATAAACCCCCGCCGAGCTAACATAGACAAAATGCCCGATTCTTTCCCTAAAAATCTCGACGAGGGGCTGAGTATCACTTAATTCTCTGCCATTATTATCGAAAATTGCCTCAAAACTTTCATTTTTAAGCTTTTCTTTCAGTTGCGCTGGGTCAGTGCGATCGCCGTGAATCTGTCGTACTCCAGCAACCGGAGCGGGTTTATTGCCACGATTGAATAATACTACTTCATGACCCTGTTCTACTAACACTTTAGTCAAAGAAACACCGATAAATCGGGTTCCACCCATAATTAAAATTTTCATAGTCGCCATTGTCAATATCAAGGTTATATTATCCCTCGATCGGTGCAGTTTAAAAACTGTGCTTTTTAGGTTTGTGTCATCAATCCAGTCTTTTGGGGGGTTCTACCCCCCAAACCCCCCGTTGGGGACGCAAGCGCCGTCCCCAAACCCCTCGCGCATTAGCTTTTCGGTGGGATGCTTACACGCGGCTGTTCATACATTTGTAGCAGTTTAAGAGTGACTGATAATTGCTGATTATCGGTATTTCCGAAAATGTGAGATGCACCCAAACCGAGCGACTTTTAATGCAAGTTTTAAGTAAGCGCCAATTCAGACTTAAATTGTTGGCCAAGTTTCGGTAAAATAAAGGTAATTAGTCAACAGAGCAGCTCAAAATTATGACTTTAGCCAAGGTAAAAAATCTTTATGATCAAGATTTTGCTTTGTGGATAGAAGCAACCGTCAAACAATTAAAATCTGGGGATTTATCTCAAGTTGATTTAGAGAATTTGATCGAGGAGGTGGAATCTTTGGGAAGACGAGATAAAAGAGAACTTAAAAACCGTTTAATTACATTATTTGAACACGGTTTAAAACGGCGTTATCTTCATTTTCCGACTGTTATCGAGGTTGGGAAGTAACAATTAAACGCTGTCAATCGAAGTTAAAAGATATCCTGAAAGATTCTCCTAGTTTATGCAGTTTTTTAACCGATATTTATGATGATTGTTATCAGGAAGCAGTGGAGAATATGCGAATTAAATATGATGCTAGTTTTCCCGATTTTTGTCCTTTTTCTAAGGATATTGATGTTTTATTAAATCATAAGTTTTGGGAAAGTTAAACTCTGATAATAAATCCGTTGAGTAGAGGCAATAGGCGGAATAAATAATCAGTCTTTAATAACCAGACTTAGTGTGATTTTCAAGAAATTAATTTAAGTTTAATAAGGAGAAAAATGATGACTTTAGCCAAGGTAAAAAATCTTTATGATCAAGATTTTGCTTTGTGGATAGAAGCAACCGTCAAACAATTAAAATCTGGGGATTTATCTCAGGTTGATTTAGAGAATTTGATCGAGGAGGTGGAGTCTTTGGGGAAAAGTCAACCCAAAGCGGTTGATAATTTTTTAACTCGTTTATTAGAACATTTATTAAAACGTTGTTATGTGGTTCTTCCCGATTGTTATTGGGGGTGGGAAATTGAAATTAGAAATTTTCGCAAGGAGTTGAAGAAGGAATTTAAGTATTCTCCTAGTTTAAAAAGGTTTATGATCGAGATTTTAGAAGAATGTTATCGAGAAGCTTTAGAAGCGGTGAAAGAGGATTATCCGGACTCTAATTTTCCCGATGTTTGTCCCTTTGCTGAGGATATTGATGGTTTATTAAATCATAAGTTTTGGGAGTATGAAAAATAGTTAAAACTCTAATCCTTGGGGGGAATTGCCATCACTTGATTATCATTAACCACAATCAATTTACCGCCCAATTTTTCGATATTTTCCTTAGCTAACCTGCGGGTTTCTTCGTCTTGGCTATTTATCCAGACTAACATCCAAGCACCGACTCTAGGAGCGCGACTATCGGGATTAGTTTCTAAAAATTTTACTGTTCCCCTAGCGGATTTTTCGATAAATTTATTACCGGCAATTTTCGCCCAATCGGCGGCCATTTGATAGGATTTTTTCGCTGCGGGAATATCACCTAAAAATAATAGTTCATCCACTCCTTTATATAACCAAAGAAAATAGGCATCGGTGACATCAGGAGTGATTTTTGATAAACCTTTATTCATAATCTCAACGGTTCTTTCCGGTTTACCAGCATTCAGGGAAGAAGCGACAGACATCATCAAATAGGCGCGGACAAATTTGGGGTCATTTTTGGTGACAATTTCCATAAAATCGGGACTTAAACCGTAACCAGTTTCCCTACGAGCATCCACATCGCCATAGTATTGTATAAACTGCAACATTGACCAATTGGCTAACATATTGTCAAAGCCAAAGGAAGGTATATTTTTTAATAACTCAACCTGAGCATTTTCTAGGCGAGACTCTTGACGATAATTTCTATCTAATAACTTTTCTTTGGTCAAGGTTTTCACCTTTTCCTGTTGCATTTCCACAATAGCTATGATTAGTCCACCGATGACGGCGACTAAACCAAGAGTTTTAAGTAAGGATAGATTGAGAGATTTTTTTGCACCTACCATAGCTTTAAATAAAAGTCAATAATCAGTGTAGGGTTAATTCATGAATTAACCCTACCATCGCGGTTAATTCATGAATTAACCCTACGATGAATTAACCCTACGATGAATTAACCCTACGATGAATTAACCCTACGATGAATTAACCCTACGATGAATTAACCGACAAATCACGCCCTTCATAATTATAACCATTTACTTATCAACAAAAATAAAAGATTTTTGGGGTTATTTTAATTAATTTTAATGCCATTAACACAGCTAAGAACACCGGCGGAATTACTGGTAGAAACATTATCTTCTAAAGGAGTTTCATCCTCGCAAACAATACCAGTATAGGCCCCGGCTGCCGTTTGTCCAGACGCTCCGGCATAATTTTTAATATCGTCAGCAAATGGAGTCAAAGCATCCAATTCATAGGCGACTCCAACAGGATTGCGAGTTCCTACTTCGCTGATATTATAAAATGTTAGGGAAATAGTGGCAGCTTCCAGAGATAGTTCAGATAAAGTAGCAAAAGTCCCTTTTTCATAACGATAACCCTGTTGGGCGCGATTGATTAATCCCAGTGCTGCGCGCGCTTCTGCTTGCCTACCTTTGGCGATTTGTCCTAAGAGACTCGGTAAACTGATGGCAGCGAGAACCCCCAATAAAATCACCACTACTAACAATTCTATTAGAGTAAAACCCCTCGCTTTTTTTGCCTGTGATTTGATTGCTGAAAAAAGAAGGTATTTCATGGTTAGGCCCTGGCAATATTGACTATATTTTGGGTGTTGGGGTGTTGGGGTGGTCACTGCGTGCGCGTTGCGGGGGGTGTTGGGGTGTTCGGGTGTTCGGGTGTTCGGGTGTTGGGGTGTTCGGGTGTTGGGGTTTTGGGGTGTTCGGGTGTTGGGGTGTTCGGGTGTTGGGGTTTTAGTTGAAATTCCCCCACTTCCCCACTTCCCCACTTCCCCACTTCCCCACTTCCCCACTTCCCCACTTCCCCACTTCCCCACTTCCCCACTTCCCGAAAAAAATCAAAAGCGCAAGGTTTCCAAGAGAAAATTTCCCTGCCACCTTCCGCTAGAGTATCAATTGTTGGTTGTTATGCCAGAAAGCTTTTAGGCAATCTGGGAAGAATATCTATCTGACCCGGGTACCAGTAGTGCAGGTAGCAGCAGTTGTTGCTGCTGCTACTCCAGCAGTAGGATGAGTTGCTTCACAGATGATTGATCTGAAAACACCAGCGGCGTCTTGAGATACCGCAGCAGAGTAGTCGCGAATATCGTCGTCGAAGGCGCCGATAGCTGAAGCATTAGTTAGAGCAGAAGTGGTACTGGTGGCGGTAGGTCCGGTATAATTATAGTATTGAGGTTCTATAGATACGGGCAAGTCGCCGGTACTTACACTGCCAGCAGCGGCAGTAAATAGTCCAAAATTTCCCTGTTCTAAGCGGTAAGCCTGTTGAGCGCGGTTAACGGTACCGAGGTGGGTGCGAGCTTCCGCTTGTCTGCCTTTGGCTATCTGACCGAGGAGGTTGGGGAGAGCGATGGCGGCGAGTACACCGATGATGATAACGACAACTAGGAGTTCGATGAGGGTGAAACCTTTGTTACCGTTCTTTTTGTTGAGAGCTTGGATGAGTTTGAATTTGAAGGTGGAGTTCATGGGTATATCCTTTGGTAAGTGTTTTTTGTTCTCTATGAACAACTTACCCACCTCTTTCAGAAAACCTATCACTCTTGGGAAAAATTTTTTTTGGGGTGGTGGGGGAGGCTGTTTCTAGAAGCCACTTCTAGGGATTGGGGAAAAAACCGAAAAGTTTAGCGGCACCTCCCAAGACAGCAACCACCAAAGCTAAGCTAAACGGCTTTTACTTCGGATCACCGATATAGACTCCAAAAGGGTTATAGCTATTGGATCATGCAGGTTAAGCGCCGTTTAGCTTATCAAAATCCCCCGGTTGGTAAATTCCTGATAACCAACCCGTACCGTTAATCCCTCGATTTTCTCGTCTAATACTTTAATATCGCCTTTTAACTCTGCTTTGAGTTCGGCCTGTCCGATTTCTACTTTCGTCAACCGGTCCTCTACCTTGTCAAATCTCTCATCTACCTTGTCAAATCTCTCATTCATCCGCTTTTCAAGGGAGTCGATTTTCTCATCCATCCGTTTTTCAAGGGAGTCGATTTTACTCTCAATCCTAGTTAGGACAGCTTCTAGGGAATAGGTGACGGTTTCGTTGGACATTTGCTAAACTCCTAAAGTTATCAATAGTTTTCGGGGTGTGAGACTAGAGAATTTTAGGGATTGTTACCGAGGAAAAGAATTCTGATAGCAACGGTGATAATTGCACCGATAGCGGCACTCATGGCACCGATAAGGATAGGGACAATCAGACCTCGAAAACCCTGTAGGTCAGAAATAGCCTTAACTAGAGTGTATTGCTCATTTTCTACTTTTTCTAGTCTTTTATCCATCCCTTCGACTTTCTCAGTTAGTTTAGCTTGTCCTACCTTTAAATCATTTACATCTCTTTGCAAGGTGTCCATTTTCTGATTGACTTCCTTGATGCTGTCTTTAATTTCCTTAAGGACCGATTCTAGGGAATAAGTTACAGTTTCGTTAGACATTTTGCTATACTCCTATAGATTTTCGGGTTTTTGATAGCCATTTATTATAAGCCTAAGGGCTGTAACCGTTTCTAGGAGACACTTTTAGGGATTGGGGAAAAAACCAAAAAGTTTAGCGGCACCTCCCAAGACAGCAACCACCAAAGCTATCAGAATCCCCCGGTTGGTGAACTCCTGATAACCAACCCGTACCGTTAATCCCTCGATTTTCTCGTCTAATACTTTAATATCGCCTTTTAACTCTCCCTTAAGTTCGGCCTGTCCGATTTCTACTTTGGTTAGCCGGTCTTCTACCTTGTCAAATCTCTCATCCATCCGTGTTTCAAGGGAGTCGATTTTCTGATTGACATCTTTTTGCAGGGTATCGATTTTCTGATTGACATCTTTTTGCAGGGTATCGATTTTCTGATTGACATCTTTTTGCAGGGTATCGATTTTCTGGTTGACTTCTTTGATGCTGTCTTTAATTTCCTTAAGGACTGATTCTAGGGAATAGGTGACAGTTTCGTTAGACATTTTGCTATACTCCTATGGGGTTTTCGGGTTTTTGAGCGGCCATTTATTATGATCATAAGGCCTCTAGCCTTGCCTAGGAGCCACTTTTAGGGATTAGGAAAAAAACCAAAAAGTTTAGCAGCACCTCCCAAGACAGCAACCACCAAAGCTATCAGAATCCCCCGGTTGGTAAATTCCTGATAACCAACCCGTACCGTTAATCCCTCGATTTTCTCGTCTAATACTTTAATATTGCCTTTTAACTCTCCCTTAAGTTCGGCCTGTCCGATTTCTACTTTGGTGAGCCGGTCTTCTACCTTGTCAAATCTCTCATCCATCCGTGTTTCAAGGGAGTCGATTTTCTGATTGACATCTTTTTGCAGGGTATCGATTTTCTGATTGACATCTTTTTGCAGGGTATCGATTTTCTGATTGACATCTTTTTGCAGGGTATCGATTTTCTGGTTGACTTCTTTGATGCTGTCTTTAATTTCCTTAAGGACTGATTCTAGGGAATAGGTGACAGTTTCGTTAGACATTTGCTAGACTCCTATAGATTTTTGAGTTTTTGATAGCCATTTCTTATAATCCTAAGGCAAGTAATCGTTTCTAGGAGCCACTTTTAGGGATTAGGGAAAAAACCAAAAAGTTTAGCGGCACCTCCCAAGACAGCAACCACCAAAGCTATCAGAATCCCCCGGTTGGTGAACTCCTGATAACCAACCCGTACCGTTAATCCCTCGATTTTCTCGTCTAATACTTTAATATCTCCTTTTAACTCTCCCTTAAGTTCGGCCTGTCCGATTTCTACTTTGGTGAGCCGGTCTTCTACCTTGTCAAATCTCTCATCCATCCGTGTTTCAAGGGAGTCGATTTTTTGATTGACATCTTTTTGCAAGGTATCGATTTTCTGATTGACATCTTTTTGCAGGGTATCGATTTTCTGGTTGACTTCTTTGATGCTGTCTTTAATTTCCTTAAGGACTGATTCTAGGGAATAGGTGACAGTTTCGTTAGACATTTGCTAGACTCCTATAGATTTTCGGGTTTTTGAGCGGCCATTTATTATGATCATAAGGCCTCTAGCCTTGCCTAGGAGCCACTTTTAGGGATTGGGAAAAAAACCAAAAAGTTTAGCAGCACCTCCCAAGACAGCGACCACCAAAGCTATCAGAATCCCCCGGTTGGTAAATTCCTGATAACCAACCCGTACCGTTAATCCCTCGACTTTCTCATCTAATACTTTAATCTTCTTGACAGGCTTCTTGGACAAGATGGACAACAATTGTCGGCTCGGCGGCGGAAGCCAGTAACATGGTAATAAGACTGCCTATTTCACCCTCTGCTCCCACCGCTAGGAGCTCCCCAACAAGTGCAGAGGTCAGAGGACATTGCTGCTCAACAAGAGCGATGGGAAGTTTCTCCCAAGGGTCAATTCCTTGGCGTTCTGCTGCCAGAATTCTCTTGAAGACCTCTTGAAGAGTCGTCTGGTCCTGAAGCGAAGGCATGAGTCGTACTACGGCGAGAGCGCAAACAGGTTTTTTGAGTGCCTCTAGCAACGCATAAGCAGCGTTGAAGGAACGAGTCTGGTGGTTTAATTCTCTTAAGGCTTCTATCATCAGCGTTCTAAACAACTCTTCATCACATCGTTGAGCGACCAGTTCTTGGACCGCCCGCGCCCGTGCTAGGTTTTTTGAGGTGAACCAATCAGGGCATGAAGCCAGAAGCACTCGTACATCCTCAAAATCAAGGATTCGTGGCGGCTTGAAGTAAGCGAGCAGCTCAGTTCGCAACAGTTCATCAGTAGCCGATGAGTAAACCCGCTCTCGCACAATCTCGACCAGTTGTTGTTGAATGCCCTCATCAGCGATCGCTAGAAGCTGAAGGTAGGCTTTGAGAGCAGCCGAATAATCGCCCTGTTTAAGCTGGTGCAAGAGGCACTCATAGCGATCTTGTTCTTTCTCGACCGGGTTTCCACTGCCCAAGGCATTGAGGTACACTTCCCTGTCCGAGTCAGTTTCAGCAAATCCCGCCAGCCGCTCAAAAATTCTTCGAGAAAAACTTTCCATGATTAACTCTTTTTGCGCTCGTCTTCAAACCTCAAACTCAGTGAACTGATAACTGATCACTGATCACTGATTAAAGTACCATTTCTCTGGTGGCTTCTGCATCTATGGGTTTAATCAGATACAATCGCAGGAGATCCCCGACCATACCTAACTGTAAGGGTAACTTACCCATTGTTTTTAGCCATTGGGGAACGCTACTTTCATCGATCGCTTTTAATTGTAAATTACGTTCGGCACAACGGTTTAAACGGGGGAAAAATTGGGGATGGTCCACATTTAAAATAGTTGGAAAAGCGCGAGCGGAGGTATTATTAGTCTGACGAATTACCTCTTGATCAAAAGCGATCGCATCCATTCCTAAAGCATCATAAAAGTCTGAGCGTTCCCGTACAGTTAAACTATGGGTAGCAAAGACGGAAAGCAGGAAAAAACGGCTCCATAATCTCGATCGCCAATTATTCCACAATTGCGGTTTAGCGCGCAGTAAGGTTTTAAAGATATCTCCGTGGCGATTTTCGTCTTGACACCAACTCTCGAAGTAATTAAAAAGAGGATTAAATTTATACTGGGGATGTTCTTCTAAATAACGATAAATGAGAATATACCGCCAATAACCGATTTTTTCGGAGAGATAGACCGTATATAACACCCATTCAAGGGGGAAAAAGGTGTAGGTACGGGTTTTAGTAATTTTGGCTAAATCGAGGGAAATATTAAAGTCAGCCATGGCTTTATTGAGAAATCCTGCATGGCGCGCCTCATATCTAACCATAAGATGAAATATCTCCCCTAACAAGGGATTACGGCTTTTTAGTTGTCGTGACAGTTCCTTAAATAACAAAAAGCCAGAAAATTCGGAGATACAGGAGCGTTCTAGGTAATCTATAAAGGCATTTCTCGTTTTTTCATCGAGATTATCTTGATAGTTCTCAAATTCTTGCTGACGTTCAAAGTGATGCCGGTTGTAATCGGTCCGCATCTCCTCTAACATCGCTTTGATTTCGGTTTCTTGCAGAGAAAGGTCAAAATTAGCGGCAGCCTCAAAATCGGTGGTATAGAAACGAGGAGTGAGGATAGTTTCGCGCAGAACAGCTTTTTTCTGGGAGGGGGGTTCAACGGTAGTGACCATGATGGAAATTACTTGACTACATAGCTATATAGGATTTTAAACATAAATAGGTAAGCCAATGATAATTATTAAGTTTTATCAATAGTTATCAATAGTTTTCGGGGTGTGAGACTAGAGGATTTTAGGGATTGCCGCTCAAAGATTGGGTACTATCCAAGCAAGTACCTAAAACTAGAAAAGGGATGAAGTGGCAGTTTTTTGCGATGCTTAAAATGTGACTGCGATAATTAAACCGGAGACTAATAAGCCAAAACCGCTAACCAAAGACCAAAAACGGGGATAAAACCGAATATTTCCGCCAGAGTGAGTTATTTGACTCCATTCGAGACGAGGAGATAAATCGCGACGAAACCAACCGAGAACTCGTACAGATGTATTATTTATTGCTGCCATGGGGGAGTTAGTAGTCCTGATTTTATGCCAAAAACCAAAACGATAGTTAGGAGCGAGGGGAATTATGCCGGTGCTATCTTTAAGAAAGAAATTCTTTCCTTGAGCAATTAACTCACCGCGGAGTCGGACGGGGATAGCTGGGAGGGGATGACTGTAAGGATTATCAGTTAAAGAAAAAATATCGCTGAAACCAGCATTGTTGAGACGAGGATAACTGGCTAATCGATTGATAATTATACCCAAACCCCCACCGACTAAAATTAGGCCCAATGCACCCCAAGAGCTAAATTTCAGCCAAAGAAAACCAGCTATGACAACCCCAATAATAAAGCCTAGTCCCGAAGCATAATATAAACACAGTCGTAGACAAAAGTTTTGATAGAGTTTCTTGGGATTTAATTCCATTTTTTTGCGTAATACTTCCCCCAGACTAAATTCTATATCCAGATCCATCTGTCGGGCATAGTTAGTTAAAGCGCGAATCCTTTCACCAGTCAGGGGATGATTAGATTGCAACTCTAACCATTTTGCCCAAGGGTTATATATATCCCAGAGAAAACTCTGTCCGATCCGGCGAGACTCCAATGCGATACCATAAACGTTACCGGCAATGATCGCATCCTGCTCCAGGGCAATATTTAATACTTTTGTACTCAATAACAGGGGACTAAACTGGGCAGTTTCTTGGACTAAACCAAAGGCAATTTTTACTAAAGCGCGGGCCAAAGCATTGGGATTACCGGTAACTTGGGCAGCAAAATGATCGGCGAAGTATTCTCTAGTACGAGACAGATAAAGACAGCAAAAAACAATAATTGGCCTAAAAATAGTGATAATTGATGAGAGAAGGGCTAGAAAAACTGTGTCTTTAAAATTATTACCTTGATTTTGGGCAAAAGAATCGAGATAAC is a genomic window containing:
- a CDS encoding M48 family metalloprotease, encoding MSLEEGLKYLRLKDYARAVELLEEYCQQSANFHSPLYIQAKMALVRAYRSNNQRQQAIALALELENHLDQEVSQWAKRLLTIFSAEQKTIGIVTNGVKFRALPKAARAARVSVRLSRTIPENRLIFAKLLTITAFYAIVCGLFFVITRLLLIPAGTGVIIALLLSGFLGGLILFIAPNLIDWTQKRLYRVHWVSLAEIKRYSPESAAVIGRICREKGLKPPKLGIIEEGQPLAFTYGSRRGNARLVVSRGLFTYLDDEELATVYAHELGHIWQGDFALMTICASFDHLSCYLDSFAQNQGNNFKDTVFLALLSSIITIFRPIIVFCCLYLSRTREYFADHFAAQVTGNPNALARALVKIAFGLVQETAQFSPLLLSTKVLNIALEQDAIIAGNVYGIALESRRIGQSFLWDIYNPWAKWLELQSNHPLTGERIRALTNYARQMDLDIEFSLGEVLRKKMELNPKKLYQNFCLRLCLYYASGLGFIIGVVIAGFLWLKFSSWGALGLILVGGGLGIIINRLASYPRLNNAGFSDIFSLTDNPYSHPLPAIPVRLRGELIAQGKNFFLKDSTGIIPLAPNYRFGFWHKIRTTNSPMAAINNTSVRVLGWFRRDLSPRLEWSQITHSGGNIRFYPRFWSLVSGFGLLVSGLIIAVTF
- a CDS encoding DUF4164 family protein; this encodes MSNETVTYSLESVLKEIKDSIKEVNQKIDTLQKDVNQKIDTLQKDVNQKIDSLETRMDERFDKVEDRLTKVEIGQAELKGELKGDIKVLDEKIEGLTVRVGYQEFTNRGILIALVVAVLGGAAKLFGFFPNP
- a CDS encoding DUF4164 family protein, with translation MSNETVTYSLESVLKEIKDSIKEVNQKIDTLQKDVNQKIDTLQKDVNQKIDTLQKDVNQKIDSLETRMDERFDKVEDRLTKVEIGQAELKGELKGDIKVLDEKIEGLTVRVGYQEFTNRGILIALVVAVLGGAAKLFGFFPNP
- a CDS encoding type IV pilin-like G/H family protein, whose protein sequence is MNSTFKFKLIQALNKKNGNKGFTLIELLVVVIIIGVLAAIALPNLLGQIAKGRQAEARTHLGTVNRAQQAYRLEQGNFGLFTAAAGSVSTGDLPVSIEPQYYNYTGPTATSTTSALTNASAIGAFDDDIRDYSAAVSQDAAGVFRSIICEATHPTAGVAAATTAATCTTGTRVR
- a CDS encoding DUF29 domain-containing protein, which gives rise to MTLAKVKNLYDQDFALWIEATVKQLKSGDLSQVDLENLIEEVESLGKSQPKAVDNFLTRLLEHLLKRCYVVLPDCYWGWEIEIRNFRKELKKEFKYSPSLKRFMIEILEECYREALEAVKEDYPDSNFPDVCPFAEDIDGLLNHKFWEYEK
- a CDS encoding DUF2839 domain-containing protein yields the protein MGESKRRQSALGDKYGQEENILPWLPITKSQASQAYKLTTRGAWIGIGVLAGVWVVIRFVGPAFGWWNVQ
- a CDS encoding LL-diaminopimelate aminotransferase, whose protein sequence is MATINSNYLKLKAGYLFPEIARRVQAFAAANPDANIIRLGIGDVTEPLPLACREAMIKAVEEMGDRSSFKGYGPEQGYAWLREKIAVHDFQARGCEISADEIFISDGSKCDTGNILDIFGDNNSIAVTDPVYPVYVDTNVMAGHTGEANDRGEYEGLIYLPITAENNFTAQIPAEKVDLIYLCFPNNPTGATATKEHLTAWVNYARANGSIIFFDAAYEAFITDASLPHSIYEIEGARQCAIEFRSFSKNAGFTGTRCALTVVPQSLTAKAADGSDVQLWKLWNRRQSTKFNGVSYIVQRGAEAVYSPEGQAQVEELVKFYLQNATIIREKLTAAGLEVHGGVNAPYVWVKTPQGLSSWDFFDKLLHTCNVVGTPGSGFGAAGEGYFRLSAFNSRANVEAAMERIISKFPG
- a CDS encoding type IV pilin-like G/H family protein translates to MKYLLFSAIKSQAKKARGFTLIELLVVVILLGVLAAISLPSLLGQIAKGRQAEARAALGLINRAQQGYRYEKGTFATLSELSLEAATISLTFYNISEVGTRNPVGVAYELDALTPFADDIKNYAGASGQTAAGAYTGIVCEDETPLEDNVSTSNSAGVLSCVNGIKIN
- a CDS encoding NAD-dependent epimerase/dehydratase family protein translates to MKILIMGGTRFIGVSLTKVLVEQGHEVVLFNRGNKPAPVAGVRQIHGDRTDPAQLKEKLKNESFEAIFDNNGRELSDTQPLVEIFRERIGHFVYVSSAGVYLKSDQMPHKEGDKLDPKSRHKGKHETENYLSEMGLPWTSIRPVYIYGPGNYNDLEAWFFDRLVRNRPIPIPGHGEHFTQFGHVVDLAKAMAAVLGNSQAIGQVYNISGDRYVTFNGLAKACAAAMGKNAEEIEIVNYNPKKFDFGKKKPFPLRVQHFYADINKATRELNWQPEYDLVSGLTDSFQNDYLPSGRDRQEIDLAIDDQILANQQN
- a CDS encoding DUF4164 family protein → MSNETVTYSLESVLKEIKDSIKEVNQKIDTLQKDVNQKIDTLQKDVNQKIDTLQKDVNQKIDSLETRMDERFDKVEDRLTKVEIGQAELKGELKGNIKVLDEKIEGLTVRVGYQEFTNRGILIALVVAVLGGAAKLFGFFPNP
- the acsF gene encoding magnesium-protoporphyrin IX monomethyl ester (oxidative) cyclase yields the protein MVTTVEPPSQKKAVLRETILTPRFYTTDFEAAANFDLSLQETEIKAMLEEMRTDYNRHHFERQQEFENYQDNLDEKTRNAFIDYLERSCISEFSGFLLFKELSRQLKSRNPLLGEIFHLMVRYEARHAGFLNKAMADFNISLDLAKITKTRTYTFFPLEWVLYTVYLSEKIGYWRYILIYRYLEEHPQYKFNPLFNYFESWCQDENRHGDIFKTLLRAKPQLWNNWRSRLWSRFFLLSVFATHSLTVRERSDFYDALGMDAIAFDQEVIRQTNNTSARAFPTILNVDHPQFFPRLNRCAERNLQLKAIDESSVPQWLKTMGKLPLQLGMVGDLLRLYLIKPIDAEATREMVL